From the Zonotrichia leucophrys gambelii isolate GWCS_2022_RI chromosome 10, RI_Zleu_2.0, whole genome shotgun sequence genome, one window contains:
- the SLC30A4 gene encoding probable proton-coupled zinc antiporter SLC30A4 — MAGAGLWASIKSLLGKSEDPLFLNDSSAFDFSDEVGDEDFPRFNKLRVVVADDGSEAAPETPVNGASPGLPSDDESLLERDIALRSARAGRPDPCSGCSSRRERSKQRKVKKRLTLAALLYLLFMTGELIGGYVANSLAIMTDALHMLTDLSGIILTLLALWLSAKSPTKRFTFGFHRLEVLSAIISVLLVYILMAFLLYEAVQRTIHMDYEINGDIMLITAAVGVAVNLIMGFLLNQSGHLHSHSHSHAHSHVPQVSSPSAAQGSGHGHSSHGHSSHGHSSLAVRAAFVHALGDLVQSIGVLVAAYIIRFKPEYKIADPICTYVFSILVVFTTVRILCDTGVIILEGVPRHLNVDRIKEDLMKIEDVYSIEDLNVWSLTAGKTTAIVHLQLVPGSSSKWEDVQSKARQLLLNTFGMYKCSVQLQSYKQEMSKTCANCQSSSA, encoded by the exons ATGGCTGGGGCCGGGCTCTGGGCGAGCATCAAGTCCCTGCTAGGGAAGAGCGAGGACCCTCTGTTCCTGAACGACTCCAGTGCCTTTGACTTCTCGGACGAGGTGGGAGATGAGGACTTCCCCAGGTTTAACAAGCTGCGCGTGGTGGTGGCGGACGACGGCTCGGAGGCGGCCCCGGAGACGCCGGTGAACGGGGCGTCCCCGGGGCTCCCGTCCGATGACGAGTCCCTGCTGGAGCGGGACATCGCCCTGCGCAGCGCCCGGGCCGGCCGGCCGGACCCCTGCAGCGGCTGCAGCAGCCGGCGGGAGCGCTCCAAGCAGAGGAAGGTGAAGAAGCGGCTGACGCTCGCTGCCCTCCTCTACCTCCTCTTCATGACGGGGGAGCTGATAG GTGGCTATGTTGCTAATAGTCTAGCAATTATGACAGATGCACTTCACATGCTCACTGACCTTAGTGGTATTATTTTGACCCTCCTCGCTCTCTGGCTGTCTGCAAAATCTCCAACAAAGAGATTCACTTTTGGATTTCATCGCTTAG AAGTACTGTCAGCCATCATTAGTGTACTGCTGGTCTATATCCTTATGGCATTCCTGTTGTACGAGGCTGTTCAGAGAACAATCCATATGGACTATGAAATAAATGGTGATATCATGCTCATCACAGCAGCCGTTGGTGTTGCAGTTAACTTAAT aATGGGGTTTTTGCTGAATCAATCTGGCCACCTTCACTCCCACTCGCATTCCCACGCTCACTCTCACGTACCTCAGGTGAGCTCTCCGAgcgcagcccagggcagcggcCACGGGCACAGCAGCCACGGGCACAGCAGCCAcgggcacagcagcctggcagtgaGAGCAGCCTTTGTGCACGCCCTGGGGGACCTGGTGCAGAGCATTGGGGTGCTTGTAGCTGCCTACATCATCCGCTTTAAG CCAGAATACAAGATTGCTGATCCTATATGTACATATGTATTTTCCATACTGGTGGTTTTTACAACAGTTCGAATTCTGTGTGACACGGGAGTTATTATTCTGGAAG GAGTTCCAAGGCACTTAAATGTGGATCGCATCAAGGAAGACTTGATGAAAATTGAGGATGTTTATTCTATAGAAGATTTAAATGTTTGGTCTctcactgcaggaaaaacaactgccatAGTCCACTTGCAACTAG TTCCTGGTAGTTCATCTAAATGGGAGGACGTTCAGTCCAAGGCccggcagctgctgctgaacacGTTTGGAATGTACAAGTGCTCTGTCCAGCTTCAGAGCTACAAACAGGAAATGAGCAAAACCTGTGCGAATTGTCAGAGTTCCAGTGCCTAA
- the BLOC1S6 gene encoding biogenesis of lysosome-related organelles complex 1 subunit 6 produces the protein MSGAEGKEAAAAGDPGRSLGPGDASPDEGVVEDLPLIDEKAVEQLTEGLISHYLPDLQRSKSALQELTQNQVVLLETLEQEISKFKECNSIVDINALFSEAKHYHNKLVNIRNEMMMLHEKTSKLKKRALKLQQKRQKEELEREQQREKELEREKQLTAKPAKRT, from the exons ATGAGCGGCGCGGAGGGGAAGGAGGCGGCTGCCGCGGGTGACCCCGGGCGCTCGCTGG GTCCCGGTGATGCATCTCCAGATGAAGGAGTTGTAGAAGATCTGCCTTTAATCGATGAGAAAGCTGTGGAGCAGCTGACTGAAGGATTGATTTCCCACTATCTGCCTGATCTTCAGCGATCAAaatcagcactgcaggaacTTAC acaGAACCAAGTGGTACTGCTAGAAACATTAGAAcaagaaatttcaaaattcaaaGAGTGTAACTCCATTGTTGATATCAATGCTTTG TTTTCAGAAGCTAAACACTATCACAACAAGTTAGTGAATATTAGAAATGAAATGATGATGCTGCATGAGAAGACATCAAAGTTAAAA AAAAGGGCACTTAAGCTGCAACAAAAGAGGCAGAAGGAAGAGTTGGAACGGGAGCAGCAACGTGAAAAGGAACTTGAAAGAGAGAAACAGTTAACAGCAAAACCTGCAAAGAGGACCTGA